A section of the Pseudanabaena mucicola str. Chao 1806 genome encodes:
- a CDS encoding TldD/PmbA family protein, with protein sequence MTIEPEELLDLAHKLGCEAAEVYASRSISRPVFFEANRLKQLEIIDSEGLGLRIWKNRRVGLVTAYGEVEPKDLVEQAIALSALNEPEEILLRDSTIADYLPIYGQKVGVEQMIDWGKIAIAEVLTYYPEAICGADWECSEESVRIINSQGLDCGYRDITVDGSLNVELTRGDDFLNVWYAQSERGNLNPQVIVQKVRQSLDWAKKNAKALSGKFPVIFTGKAADLLWGVVAIAMSGRQVQQKATPWLEKVGQPVISPIFSISQHPNFGVYSAPFDDEGTPTQEITWINRGILQGFYGDLRTCKELGIASTGNGFRGDLGNYPSPGLFNLAISASETIQGDVLELAATLKDGLIVDQVLGDDTDLSGDFSINVDLGYRVKNGKIIGRVKDTMLSGNVYTVLNQVTAVASDRDWYGSLYAPAMLVEGISITSRDS encoded by the coding sequence ATGACCATTGAACCTGAAGAGTTATTAGATCTAGCGCACAAATTGGGCTGTGAAGCGGCAGAAGTCTATGCCTCTCGCTCCATTTCCCGTCCCGTATTTTTTGAGGCTAATCGGCTCAAACAACTGGAAATCATTGACTCAGAGGGGTTAGGACTAAGAATCTGGAAGAATCGGCGCGTGGGTTTAGTCACTGCTTATGGTGAGGTAGAACCTAAGGACTTGGTGGAACAGGCGATCGCACTCAGTGCCTTAAATGAACCCGAAGAAATTTTGTTGCGTGACTCCACAATTGCTGACTATCTGCCAATCTATGGTCAAAAAGTTGGCGTTGAGCAAATGATCGATTGGGGAAAGATAGCGATCGCTGAAGTTCTAACCTATTACCCTGAAGCAATTTGTGGTGCGGATTGGGAATGTAGCGAAGAGTCGGTACGGATTATCAACAGCCAAGGGCTGGACTGTGGCTATAGGGATATCACCGTAGATGGCTCACTGAATGTAGAATTGACGCGCGGTGATGACTTTCTCAATGTTTGGTATGCTCAATCGGAACGTGGCAACTTAAATCCTCAGGTGATCGTCCAAAAAGTACGGCAATCCCTTGACTGGGCTAAGAAAAATGCGAAAGCGCTATCGGGTAAATTTCCTGTGATTTTTACAGGTAAGGCGGCAGATTTATTATGGGGCGTAGTGGCGATCGCCATGAGTGGCAGACAAGTTCAACAAAAAGCTACACCTTGGCTCGAAAAGGTGGGGCAACCAGTAATTTCTCCTATTTTCAGCATCAGTCAACATCCAAATTTTGGCGTTTATAGCGCTCCCTTTGATGATGAAGGTACCCCCACTCAAGAAATAACTTGGATTAATCGGGGTATTTTGCAAGGATTCTATGGCGATCTGCGGACTTGTAAAGAGTTAGGTATTGCGTCAACGGGTAACGGGTTTCGTGGTGATTTAGGCAATTATCCTAGTCCAGGCTTATTCAATTTGGCGATCTCTGCTAGTGAAACTATACAGGGCGATGTTTTAGAACTTGCTGCTACCTTAAAAGACGGGTTAATCGTCGATCAAGTTCTCGGTGATGATACAGATTTATCAGGAGATTTCTCGATCAATGTGGATTTAGGATATCGCGTCAAAAATGGCAAGATCATTGGGCGAGTTAAGGACACCATGCTGTCAGGAAATGTCTACACCGTTCTCAATCAGGTGACGGCAGTAGCTAGCGATCGCGATTGGTATGGTTCTCTCTATGCTCCCGCGATGCTCGTCGAGGGTATATCTATCACAAGCCGTGATTCCTAA
- the ychF gene encoding redox-regulated ATPase YchF, whose product MLKAGIVGLPNVGKSTLFNALVANAKAEAANFPFCTIEPNVGSVAVPDDRLKILADVGKSAQIIPTRVEFVDIAGLVRGASKGEGLGNQFLGNIRVCDAIVHVVRCFENDDIIHVEASIDPARDIEIITLELALSDLAQVERRIERTRKGVRSNDSEAKVEMVALEKVREVLDAGKPARLANLTDEEKNAISVLQLLTLKPTIYAANVSEDDLATGNTFVDQVRAIASAENAEVTIVSAQVEAELLELPEEERQDFLESLGVQEGGLKSLIRATYHLLGLRTYFTVGPKEARAWTIHAGMKAPQAAGVIHSDFEKAFIRAETVAFRDLVESGSMSAARAKGLLRSEGKEYVVQEGDVILFLTSA is encoded by the coding sequence ATGCTCAAAGCTGGGATTGTCGGACTACCCAATGTGGGCAAGTCTACTTTATTTAATGCCCTAGTTGCCAACGCCAAAGCTGAAGCAGCTAATTTCCCCTTTTGCACAATCGAGCCCAACGTTGGCTCGGTGGCTGTCCCTGATGATCGCCTCAAAATTCTCGCCGATGTTGGTAAGTCCGCGCAAATCATCCCCACCAGAGTTGAATTCGTTGATATTGCAGGACTGGTCAGAGGTGCTAGTAAGGGTGAAGGTTTAGGCAATCAGTTTTTAGGAAATATTCGAGTTTGTGATGCGATTGTCCACGTGGTGCGATGTTTTGAAAATGATGACATCATCCATGTGGAAGCATCAATCGATCCCGCCCGTGATATCGAGATCATCACCCTCGAACTTGCATTGTCTGATTTAGCCCAAGTTGAGCGACGCATTGAGCGCACTCGTAAAGGAGTCCGCAGCAATGACTCGGAAGCCAAAGTCGAAATGGTAGCTTTAGAAAAGGTTCGCGAAGTCCTTGATGCAGGTAAACCTGCGCGTTTAGCTAATCTTACTGATGAAGAAAAAAATGCGATTTCAGTTTTGCAGTTGTTAACGCTCAAGCCGACCATTTATGCTGCCAATGTATCTGAAGATGATCTTGCAACAGGTAATACTTTTGTCGATCAGGTGAGAGCGATCGCTAGCGCCGAAAATGCAGAAGTAACCATTGTCTCCGCCCAAGTGGAAGCCGAATTGCTAGAACTACCTGAAGAAGAGCGTCAAGATTTTCTAGAATCGCTTGGAGTTCAAGAAGGTGGTTTAAAATCTTTAATCCGAGCCACCTACCATCTATTAGGTTTACGCACCTATTTCACCGTTGGTCCCAAAGAAGCTCGAGCTTGGACAATTCATGCAGGCATGAAAGCTCCTCAAGCCGCAGGTGTAATTCATTCTGACTTCGAGAAAGCCTTTATCCGTGCCGAAACCGTCGCTTTTAGAGATCTTGTGGAATCAGGATCAATGAGTGCTGCGCGAGCCAAGGGACTACTACGCAGTGAAGGCAAGGAATATGTTGTTCAAGAAGGCGATGTAATTTTATTTCTTACCAGCGCTTAA
- a CDS encoding DUF2854 domain-containing protein, giving the protein MLKFNKISLASIGLFVGGMLFVVGFWAYSKGNSTLNLVGFFYGFPILLGGFAFKSSEVAPVPVIVPESEEVLALRKLQETSTQKQLRKDVTRYRYGIKAHLDEVLEKLGMRPTDEERPVLIGIYEEISQAEETKGAYSLVLRFQSPLMGFDVWQQKQDKLTRFFGPGIVAVVSELANKEVDLRLISQN; this is encoded by the coding sequence ATGCTTAAGTTTAATAAAATATCCCTTGCTTCAATTGGATTGTTTGTCGGTGGTATGCTCTTTGTCGTTGGTTTTTGGGCTTATTCAAAGGGAAACTCAACTTTAAATCTCGTTGGGTTTTTCTATGGGTTCCCAATTCTCTTAGGGGGATTTGCTTTTAAATCATCAGAGGTTGCACCAGTGCCTGTAATCGTGCCTGAATCTGAGGAGGTATTAGCGTTACGTAAGTTGCAAGAGACATCAACCCAGAAGCAATTACGCAAAGATGTCACTCGCTACCGTTATGGAATTAAGGCTCATTTAGATGAAGTTTTAGAAAAATTAGGAATGCGTCCGACCGATGAAGAGCGTCCCGTTTTAATCGGTATCTATGAGGAAATTTCTCAGGCTGAAGAAACTAAGGGTGCGTATAGTCTAGTTTTGCGGTTCCAATCACCCTTAATGGGCTTTGATGTTTGGCAACAAAAACAAGATAAGTTAACACGATTTTTTGGTCCTGGAATAGTAGCCGTTGTCTCTGAACTCGCCAATAAGGAAGTGGATTTACGTTTAATTTCTCAGAATTAG
- the rpoD gene encoding RNA polymerase sigma factor RpoD yields MSKAAIDLPIDIKLPIGKLGANLDEIEEDLEDLDDDIDLDKDDLLDDSDEDPDLDDDPDKASKLKGTKTKRASQTKKKHFTEDSIRLYLQEIGRIRLLRADEEIELARKIADLLELELKREEIANEIDCHPDDVREPDWAVKMGMPIGEFRKRLHSGRRAKDKMVQSNLRLVVSIAKKYMNRGLSFQDLIQEGSLGLIRAAEKFDHEKGYKFSTYATWWIRQAITRAIADQSRTIRLPVHLYETISRIKKTTKLLSQEMGRKPTEEEIATRMEMTIEKLRFIAKSAQLPISLETPIGKEEDSRLGDFIESEGETPDDQVAKSLLREDLESVLGTLSPRERDVLRLRYGLDDGRMKTLEEIGQIFNVTRERIRQIEAKALRKLRHPNRNSVLKEYIR; encoded by the coding sequence ATGAGCAAAGCAGCCATCGACCTACCTATTGATATCAAGTTACCTATTGGCAAACTTGGTGCAAATCTTGATGAAATTGAAGAAGACCTTGAAGATTTAGATGATGATATTGATCTTGACAAGGATGACTTACTTGATGATTCAGATGAAGATCCAGACCTTGATGATGATCCCGATAAAGCTAGTAAATTAAAGGGGACAAAGACAAAACGAGCTAGTCAAACGAAGAAAAAGCATTTTACTGAAGACTCAATTCGTCTTTATTTGCAAGAGATTGGTCGTATTAGACTGCTTAGGGCTGATGAAGAAATTGAGCTAGCACGTAAAATTGCCGATCTGCTGGAGCTAGAGCTAAAGCGTGAAGAGATTGCGAATGAAATAGATTGCCATCCAGATGATGTCAGAGAGCCAGATTGGGCTGTCAAGATGGGGATGCCCATTGGTGAGTTTCGCAAACGTCTCCACTCTGGTCGCCGCGCTAAAGACAAAATGGTGCAATCAAACCTACGTCTAGTGGTATCGATCGCCAAAAAATATATGAATCGGGGCTTGTCCTTCCAAGATTTGATCCAAGAGGGCAGTTTAGGTTTGATCCGGGCCGCCGAGAAGTTTGACCATGAAAAGGGTTACAAATTCTCGACCTATGCGACATGGTGGATTCGTCAGGCAATTACCCGTGCGATCGCCGATCAATCACGTACTATTCGTCTTCCCGTCCACCTTTACGAGACTATTTCGAGAATTAAGAAAACAACTAAGTTACTTTCTCAAGAGATGGGACGTAAGCCTACCGAGGAAGAAATTGCTACTCGTATGGAGATGACGATCGAAAAGCTCCGCTTTATCGCTAAGTCTGCCCAGTTGCCAATCTCCCTTGAAACTCCCATCGGTAAGGAAGAAGATTCTCGTCTTGGTGACTTTATCGAGTCTGAAGGTGAAACTCCTGACGACCAAGTTGCTAAGAGCCTCTTGCGCGAAGATCTTGAAAGCGTATTGGGAACCCTTAGCCCTAGAGAACGTGATGTTTTACGACTGCGCTATGGCTTAGACGATGGTCGGATGAAGACTCTTGAAGAAATTGGACAAATCTTTAACGTTACCCGTGAACGTATCCGCCAAATCGAAGCGAAAGCTCTCCGAAAGTTGCGCCATCCTAACCGCAATAGTGTTTTAAAAGAGTACATTCGTTAA
- the rimI gene encoding ribosomal protein S18-alanine N-acetyltransferase encodes MSLSTRIYLSEIDQQFLAQLKAIDCACLGDFWSLEAYQREIENPSSCVLGLTTENHELLGFGCLWAILEEAHITVLAVRPEYQGQGLGKAIVWGLLKKARDRHLEWATLEVRESNHVAISLYQSFGFQEIGRRPNYYEVTNEDALMLWRKGIHTPEFGILLDHWHESISLNLLVKGWNL; translated from the coding sequence ATGAGTCTATCGACCCGAATCTATCTAAGTGAGATTGATCAACAATTTTTAGCGCAGTTAAAGGCTATTGACTGTGCGTGCCTAGGTGATTTTTGGAGTTTAGAAGCTTATCAGCGTGAAATCGAAAATCCTAGTAGTTGTGTATTAGGTTTAACTACGGAAAATCATGAATTACTTGGTTTTGGCTGTCTCTGGGCAATTCTGGAGGAAGCACATATTACTGTTTTAGCAGTACGTCCCGAATATCAAGGTCAAGGTCTGGGCAAGGCTATTGTCTGGGGATTACTCAAAAAAGCTCGCGATCGCCATTTGGAATGGGCAACTCTCGAAGTCCGCGAGTCCAATCATGTGGCAATCTCCCTATATCAGAGTTTTGGATTTCAAGAAATTGGCAGAAGACCTAATTACTACGAGGTTACTAATGAAGATGCCCTCATGTTATGGCGCAAGGGCATTCATACGCCTGAATTTGGGATTTTGCTAGATCATTGGCATGAATCAATCTCCTTAAACCTGTTAGTCAAGGGATGGAATTTGTAA
- a CDS encoding peptidoglycan-binding domain-containing protein: MDATLRQGSKGNAVVELQQLLQAKGFYIGKIDGDFGVGTANAVLKFQKANGLTADGIVGKASWAKLQETSSSPSNPPTTSVSKTLPTLSLGSQGQSVAQAQQLLKTKGYYQGRIDGDFGAGTRDAIIAFQRANGLTVDGKVGVQTWQKLQAPAIADVTPQPPATPPTDVLIVRPPVATQTPTPSPSPNPPAAKPTTPSSVFVPATTGTNTDTTPVNSIPSASAISLVDAANIYSRAKLPNQTVAINNLQDNISPEILQQFLQRWQVASGQVNIAPSLQEALSTYNSSQMLNQNLALQWLHNQLLPQALDQFRQDWANLNVSVGTDPLFIPTQPTPTTTTPQLLNLTDAVKVYKRTPSQVTALDNLQASVPESSLQQFFQRWSTASEQSAIAISLLDVFQDYNSHQFPSQVTALQWLEKELTSAQLEKFSRDWQA; the protein is encoded by the coding sequence ATGGACGCAACATTAAGACAAGGTAGCAAGGGTAACGCGGTAGTTGAATTGCAGCAACTGCTCCAAGCTAAGGGATTTTATATTGGTAAAATTGACGGTGATTTTGGGGTGGGTACTGCCAATGCTGTTTTAAAATTCCAAAAAGCTAATGGGCTAACTGCTGATGGTATTGTGGGCAAGGCTAGTTGGGCAAAACTGCAAGAAACTAGTTCATCCCCCAGTAATCCGCCAACTACTTCCGTGTCCAAAACCTTACCAACCCTATCGCTTGGCTCTCAGGGACAATCTGTGGCTCAAGCGCAACAACTCCTCAAGACAAAGGGCTATTACCAAGGACGCATTGATGGTGATTTTGGTGCTGGGACAAGGGATGCGATCATCGCCTTTCAGCGAGCAAATGGTTTAACGGTTGATGGTAAGGTAGGTGTGCAAACATGGCAAAAATTACAAGCACCTGCGATCGCTGATGTTACTCCCCAGCCGCCAGCTACGCCGCCAACAGATGTATTGATTGTGCGTCCACCAGTGGCAACCCAAACACCTACACCCTCGCCATCACCAAATCCCCCAGCCGCAAAACCGACAACACCATCTTCAGTCTTTGTGCCTGCAACCACAGGGACTAACACTGACACCACTCCTGTCAACTCAATCCCATCTGCGAGTGCGATAAGTCTAGTAGATGCGGCTAATATCTATAGTCGTGCTAAGTTGCCCAATCAAACCGTGGCAATTAATAACTTACAAGACAATATTTCCCCTGAAATCTTGCAGCAATTTCTGCAACGTTGGCAAGTTGCTTCTGGTCAGGTAAATATAGCTCCATCATTACAGGAAGCGCTCAGTACCTATAACAGTAGTCAGATGCTGAACCAAAATCTGGCGTTGCAATGGTTACATAACCAACTGCTACCTCAAGCTCTAGATCAGTTCCGTCAAGATTGGGCAAACCTCAATGTCTCTGTGGGTACAGATCCGCTCTTTATCCCAACTCAACCGACTCCAACCACAACTACACCGCAGTTGCTTAATCTCACTGATGCCGTCAAAGTTTATAAACGTACTCCCAGTCAAGTAACCGCTCTTGACAACCTCCAAGCATCTGTTCCTGAATCCTCATTGCAGCAGTTTTTTCAACGTTGGTCAACGGCTTCTGAGCAAAGCGCGATCGCAATTTCGTTGCTAGATGTTTTCCAAGACTACAACAGCCATCAATTTCCGAGTCAAGTTACGGCTTTGCAATGGCTAGAAAAGGAATTGACCTCTGCTCAGTTAGAGAAGTTCTCACGTGATTGGCAAGCCTAA
- a CDS encoding L-threonylcarbamoyladenylate synthase, with translation MSLVSLAALIAGVRSGQLVSFPTDTVPALAIRPDRSADIFTLKERSPDKPLILMASSWQEFLPFIDIGHPALEIWQQSAEKYFPGAVTLVLPASDRGAKLNQGFTTLGIRIPDSKVAIAILQQTGALLTTSANKSNQPPLRKMRDISNAFPRVLTLGDGIDIDEPLGSGLPSTVVEWTAENWLVRRQGAIKF, from the coding sequence ATGAGTTTAGTATCTTTAGCCGCTTTAATCGCAGGTGTAAGATCAGGGCAATTGGTTAGCTTTCCAACTGACACTGTACCTGCTCTAGCCATACGACCCGATCGCAGTGCTGATATTTTTACCCTCAAAGAGCGATCGCCTGATAAGCCGTTAATTTTGATGGCATCGAGTTGGCAGGAATTTTTACCCTTTATTGATATTGGGCATCCTGCTTTAGAAATTTGGCAACAATCTGCTGAGAAATATTTTCCAGGAGCCGTAACTCTGGTTTTGCCTGCTAGCGATCGCGGCGCGAAGTTAAATCAAGGTTTTACAACCCTTGGCATCAGAATTCCTGATAGTAAAGTTGCGATCGCGATTTTGCAGCAAACAGGAGCTTTGCTGACTACTAGTGCTAACAAGAGTAATCAGCCACCACTAAGGAAAATGCGAGATATATCTAACGCTTTCCCTAGGGTATTGACTTTAGGTGATGGGATCGATATTGATGAGCCACTAGGCAGTGGTTTGCCATCAACAGTTGTGGAATGGACAGCAGAAAATTGGTTAGTCCGTCGGCAAGGAGCAATCAAGTTTTAA
- a CDS encoding ABC1 kinase family protein, with the protein MSAIAQLPPKKLRWQRIKSSALARQREVFLASFTFLFFLWWDKFWQIDTSRTRSKRAEWLVRNMLELGPTFIKIGQSLSTRVDILPPEYISNLSQLQDKVPAFSAKEAREIIELELGKSLYTIYRDFDEVPLAAASLGQVHRATLHTGEDVVVKVQRPGLKKLFDLDLLAVGKLLKVFRRYLPWSRKYNLEGIYDEFFTILYQEIDYEIEGNNADRFRKNFEGYPRIVIPKVYWEYSTSMVLTLEYVPGIKVDDRQALEACGLNPKEINQLGICCYLKQLLQDGFFHADPHPGNLAVSPSGSLIFYDYGMMAEVKTMAKDQMVRTFFAVLRKDTNEVVDTLMSMGFIEPIADMSPVKRMLKFILDRFTERPVNIYEFEQIKSEVVAIFEKQPFRLPPQMTYLLKSLTTLDGIARILDPEYNFSTAAQPFVKSIVLTRGRGNTLGALAQQAKDFLVYQLNKPSRMEILLERLEERIERGELMIQVKSSESDRTLKRINIAVKALIYACLTGFLLLAGAVLLVGTNGTYTSWAIATFAGAGFTSLSLIRALIQLSIREKIDSLAEQ; encoded by the coding sequence ATGTCTGCGATCGCCCAATTACCTCCCAAAAAACTACGCTGGCAGAGAATCAAAAGCTCCGCGCTTGCCCGCCAAAGGGAAGTATTTTTAGCCTCCTTTACATTCCTGTTTTTTTTGTGGTGGGATAAATTTTGGCAAATTGACACATCGCGTACCCGCAGCAAACGCGCCGAATGGCTAGTACGTAACATGCTGGAACTAGGACCAACCTTTATTAAAATTGGTCAGTCCCTATCCACACGTGTGGATATATTGCCTCCCGAATACATTAGTAACCTGTCGCAGCTACAGGACAAAGTGCCTGCCTTTAGTGCCAAGGAAGCTAGAGAGATTATTGAACTTGAACTTGGCAAGTCTTTATATACGATCTATCGCGATTTTGATGAAGTGCCCCTAGCTGCGGCAAGCCTAGGTCAAGTACATCGGGCAACACTACATACTGGTGAAGATGTGGTGGTCAAAGTCCAACGCCCAGGGTTAAAAAAACTATTCGATCTGGATTTACTTGCTGTTGGTAAGTTACTGAAGGTGTTTCGGCGCTATTTACCTTGGTCACGCAAATATAATTTGGAGGGGATTTATGATGAGTTCTTTACAATTCTGTATCAAGAAATAGACTATGAGATTGAGGGGAACAATGCTGATCGCTTTCGCAAAAACTTTGAAGGCTATCCAAGGATTGTGATCCCTAAAGTTTATTGGGAATATTCGACCTCGATGGTTTTGACTTTGGAATATGTTCCTGGAATTAAAGTGGATGATCGTCAAGCGCTCGAAGCATGTGGTCTAAATCCTAAGGAAATTAATCAGTTGGGGATCTGTTGCTATCTCAAGCAATTACTCCAAGATGGCTTTTTTCACGCCGATCCTCACCCTGGTAATTTAGCTGTTAGCCCCAGTGGTAGTTTGATTTTTTATGACTATGGGATGATGGCGGAAGTCAAGACTATGGCAAAGGATCAGATGGTCAGGACTTTTTTTGCTGTATTACGAAAGGATACTAATGAAGTGGTGGATACCCTGATGAGTATGGGGTTCATTGAGCCGATCGCTGATATGAGTCCTGTGAAGCGGATGCTAAAGTTCATTTTAGATCGGTTTACGGAAAGACCTGTCAATATTTACGAATTTGAGCAAATCAAAAGTGAAGTGGTTGCCATCTTTGAGAAGCAACCGTTTCGTTTACCACCACAGATGACCTATCTGCTCAAATCCCTAACAACATTGGATGGTATCGCCAGAATTCTCGATCCAGAATATAATTTTTCGACGGCGGCTCAGCCCTTTGTTAAAAGTATTGTGCTGACTAGAGGGCGGGGCAATACTTTAGGAGCCTTAGCTCAACAAGCCAAGGATTTTCTGGTTTATCAGTTGAATAAACCGAGTCGGATGGAAATCCTGCTAGAGCGTTTGGAAGAAAGAATTGAACGTGGCGAACTAATGATTCAAGTCAAGTCTTCGGAAAGCGATCGCACACTTAAACGGATTAACATTGCAGTTAAAGCTCTAATTTATGCTTGTTTAACTGGTTTTTTATTGCTAGCTGGAGCCGTACTTCTAGTTGGAACAAATGGTACTTATACGAGTTGGGCGATCGCCACTTTTGCTGGTGCAGGTTTCACGAGCCTATCACTGATTCGCGCCCTAATTCAACTTTCAATTCGAGAAAAGATTGATAGTCTTGCCGAGCAATAG
- a CDS encoding sulfite exporter TauE/SafE family protein: MSELTPIVYLSVVSFFAWIVSTLAGGGSPFILIPLVNLLMGAAAVPPVITIGMFFGNAHRVLLFWRDIDWVLTAWYAPGAIAGAILGAYTFTQIHLDWLQIVIAVFLIVSAVLFELEKSPEKTVAEDQVKQIKLVDDSKELEEIEELIEINQLGELSELSALEKSDLIPQEVKPKFQLQAWHIMPAGFMKAYVSGLVGTTGPVLNPFYLGYGLVKEKMLATKATHMTIIHVVKIITYGALAAMSKEQIVAGLAIGLAAVPANLIGKYLLSRMSPQQFRQVVLAFMAIGGSWMLWQQRGLFLNIL, from the coding sequence ATGTCAGAACTCACGCCAATTGTATATCTCAGTGTGGTTAGCTTTTTTGCTTGGATTGTTAGCACTTTGGCAGGTGGAGGCAGTCCATTCATTTTAATTCCCCTAGTTAACCTTCTCATGGGAGCTGCCGCCGTACCACCTGTAATCACGATCGGTATGTTTTTTGGTAATGCTCACCGAGTTTTACTGTTTTGGCGAGATATTGACTGGGTATTGACTGCTTGGTATGCACCAGGGGCGATCGCAGGCGCAATTTTGGGAGCCTATACCTTTACCCAAATCCATCTCGACTGGTTGCAAATCGTGATTGCAGTTTTCCTAATTGTGAGTGCTGTTTTATTTGAACTAGAAAAAAGTCCCGAAAAAACTGTTGCGGAGGATCAGGTAAAACAAATCAAACTAGTCGATGATTCCAAGGAGTTAGAAGAGATTGAAGAACTCATCGAGATCAATCAGCTAGGTGAATTAAGTGAATTAAGCGCTCTAGAAAAATCAGATTTAATTCCTCAAGAAGTAAAGCCCAAATTTCAACTTCAGGCTTGGCATATTATGCCTGCGGGTTTTATGAAGGCTTATGTATCGGGTTTAGTTGGCACAACTGGTCCCGTCTTAAATCCCTTTTATCTGGGCTATGGCTTAGTCAAGGAGAAAATGCTTGCAACCAAAGCAACTCACATGACGATTATCCATGTCGTAAAAATCATCACCTACGGGGCACTAGCAGCAATGTCTAAGGAGCAAATTGTCGCGGGATTAGCGATAGGTTTAGCCGCAGTACCTGCAAATTTAATTGGCAAATATCTCCTTAGTCGCATGAGTCCCCAACAGTTCCGTCAAGTAGTTCTTGCTTTTATGGCGATCGGGGGATCGTGGATGCTCTGGCAACAAAGAGGTTTGTTTTTAAATATCTTGTAG
- a CDS encoding NAD(P)/FAD-dependent oxidoreductase, whose translation MTRICILGGGFGGLYTALNLARLPWAVMPEIILIDKSDRFLFTPFLYELVTGEMQEWEIAPTFMELLADTGIQFIQGLVTNINLDAKQVEVNIGQPSILTYDRLVLALGGETPMHYVAGASEYAIPFRSLTDFYRLNSKLELLEVSNRDKIRVCIAGAGSSGVELACKIADRLQERGRVRLVDRHNKILINSTEANRVIAELALSQRGVWTDLNTSVSQVTEDEVTLDYADGSDTLPVDIVLWTVGSSFSRVIQNLPVSHNRQGAITTEPTLQVRGYNDVFVIGDLAGIEANGEPLPATAQVAFQQSQYCAWNIWASLNQKSLVNFNYIPLGEFISLGIDGATASIFGKFSIDGFPASAIRRLAYLLRMPTLQHQWKIGSHWLTKPLIEIFRKSV comes from the coding sequence ATGACACGAATTTGTATTCTTGGTGGTGGTTTTGGCGGTTTGTATACTGCGCTTAATTTAGCACGGCTACCTTGGGCAGTCATGCCTGAAATTATCCTGATTGACAAAAGTGATCGCTTCTTATTTACACCATTTCTCTACGAGTTAGTCACAGGCGAAATGCAAGAATGGGAAATTGCGCCCACATTTATGGAATTACTTGCTGATACAGGGATTCAGTTTATTCAAGGTCTGGTAACTAATATTAATCTTGATGCAAAGCAAGTAGAAGTTAATATTGGTCAGCCGAGTATCTTGACCTATGATCGTCTAGTTTTAGCTCTCGGTGGCGAAACGCCGATGCATTATGTTGCAGGAGCTTCAGAATATGCTATACCCTTTCGGAGTCTCACTGATTTTTATCGACTTAATAGCAAACTGGAATTGTTAGAAGTTTCCAATCGTGACAAGATTCGCGTATGTATCGCAGGTGCTGGTAGTAGTGGAGTTGAGCTTGCTTGCAAAATTGCTGATCGCCTTCAAGAGCGTGGTCGAGTCCGCCTTGTTGATCGCCATAACAAAATTTTAATTAACTCCACAGAGGCAAATCGTGTGATCGCTGAGCTTGCCCTATCCCAGCGTGGAGTCTGGACAGATCTAAATACAAGTGTTTCCCAAGTAACCGAAGACGAAGTAACTCTCGACTATGCCGATGGCAGTGATACCTTACCCGTTGACATCGTGCTTTGGACAGTGGGAAGTAGTTTTTCGAGAGTAATTCAAAATTTACCAGTTAGTCACAATCGTCAAGGCGCTATCACTACTGAGCCAACTTTACAGGTAAGGGGATACAACGATGTTTTTGTGATCGGTGATCTAGCAGGCATAGAGGCAAATGGTGAGCCTTTACCCGCTACGGCACAGGTTGCTTTCCAGCAGTCACAATATTGTGCATGGAATATCTGGGCAAGCCTCAACCAAAAATCCCTCGTCAACTTTAACTATATTCCCCTCGGTGAATTTATCAGTTTAGGTATTGATGGAGCTACTGCTTCTATTTTCGGTAAATTTAGCATTGATGGATTTCCCGCCAGCGCCATACGAAGATTAGCCTATTTACTGAGAATGCCTACCCTCCAACATCAATGGAAGATTGGCTCTCATTGGCTCACTAAACCCTTAATTGAAATTTTTAGAAAATCCGTCTAA